A genomic window from Chrysoperla carnea chromosome 3, inChrCarn1.1, whole genome shotgun sequence includes:
- the LOC123295908 gene encoding uncharacterized protein LOC123295908, which translates to MYFKNLSVLTTLLILLSVTSADVNETSSDNDIIKDPPKVVLNKFFAPKKLDVIKSEQSDKENNTKIEEIDQELDPIDEADVDANTRVKKSNYCVQIQPSDPYEKPFLICRPYKLVPVNHQSTNYNQQDVSESIIIPSSSGSSYSQKPAVPQQIAVAVDNSYGSSGSYGSSSYSKPSSYGASSQNSVHSQSYASSKPSEVIIISNPESASYAGQSSGASYSSQSSGSAPASQNYGSTAPASSYGSASAYTESKPSEYVVIPSHKPTSSYSQTKPSQIVIIPSSSHGSSYGQSKPSHYNTASHASSYASSSNHGYNYVHKKPNVVSYYRAVIDENELTDETDGPSDLTDIIIPVELPDDEDVNARSASSESYEHGYEQPGTTIFDWQLNKKAYDNYGLPVITKTLKKTKPVNLLKALIKLKKGKLIKPYKAYGSGYGSGSSYGGGSSYGSGSSYGGGSSYGGGSSYGSDSSYGGGSSYGGGSSHASGSSYGGGSSYGGVSSYGSGNSAAGHQHGVLITCKPTIVNVPTVPEASYANSYEIESQPQIQHYQAVHHIPQIKYVHAVPETQYTAEIPLLVKKHPVYHQQSTSYYQPASYGSASYGSSRPIVDHQYTSSDYGSYRANSNNNANTATKQRSKEEITFAKMANAEMNAMKNIEDDTTNIQKLMAMKTDGQNQQIVQLQQNQQVLQLPQNQQQQQSILQSTPAITGQDNKLSSTMTVPEVNRNMNTQNFQQQTDQIMKASQSQN; encoded by the coding sequence atgtattttaaaaatttaagtgttttaacgacattgttaatattattgtcaGTTACAAGTGCCGATGTAAACGAAACTTCATCAGATAATGACATTATAAAAGATCCACCAAAAGTggtattaaacaaattttttgcgccaaaaaaattagatgtaataaaaagtgaacaaagtgacaaagaaaataatactaaaattgaagaaattgaCCAAGAATTAGATCCAATAGATGAAGCTGATGTTGACGCAAATACAAGAGTAAAAAAGTCCAATTATTGTGTACAAATTCAACCAAGTGATCCatatgaaaaaccatttttaatatgtCGTCCATATAAACTTGTACCTGTTAATCATCAATCAACAAATTATAATCAACAAGATGTAAGCGAATCAATTATTATTCCATCTTCATCCGGGTCTTCCTATTCTCAAAAGCCAGCTGTACCTCAGCAAATTGCAGTTGCCGTAGACAATTCGTATGGATCTTCAGGAAGTTATGGTTCTTCATCATATTCGAAACCATCTAGTTATGGTGCATCTAGTCAAAATAGCGTTCATTCTCAATCATATGCTTCATCGAAACCAAGTGAAgtgattataatttcaaatcCTGAATCCGCATCATATGCTGGTCAAAGCTCTGGAGCGTCATATTCTAGCCAAAGTTCTGGATCTGCTCCTGCTAGTCAGAATTACGGATCTACTGCTCCAGCTTCATCGTATGGAAGTGCTAGTGCGTATACCGAATCAAAACCAAGCGAATATGTTGTGATACCATCTCACAAACCAACATCTTCATATAGTCAAACAAAACCAAGTCAAATCGTAATAATACCATCGTCTTCTCATGGATCTTCTTATGGCCAATCAAAACCCAGTCATTACAATACTGCATCTCATGCATCATCGTATGCAAGTTCATCAAATCATGGGTAcaattatgtacataaaaaacCGAACGTTGTTTCATATTATCGTGCCGTAATCGATGAAAATGAACTTACCGACGAAACCGATGGACCATCCGATTTAACTGACATTATAATTCCAGTTGAATTACCAGATGATGAAGATGTGAATGCTAGATCTGCTTCTTCTGAATCTTATGAGCATGGGTATGAACAACCGGGCACTACCATATTTGACtggcaattaaataaaaaagcgtATGATAACTATGGTTTACCTGTAATAactaaaaccttaaaaaaaactaaaccagTTAATCTACTCAAAGctttaataaaactgaaaaagggTAAATTAATAAAGCCATACAAAGCATATGGAAGTGGTTATGGAAGTGGTTCAAGTTATGGCGGTGGTTCAAGTTATGGAAGTGGTTCAAGTTATGGAGGTGGTTCAAGTTATGGAGGTGGTTCAAGTTATGGAAGTGATTCAAGCTATGGAGGTGGTTCAAGTTATGGAGGTGGTTCAAGTCATGCCAGTGGTTCAAGTTATGGGGGTGGTTCAAGTTATGGAGGCGTCTCAAGTTATGGAAGTGGTAACAGTGCAGCGGGCCATCAACATGGTGTATTAATTACTTGCAAGCCAACCATAGTAAATGTACCCACTGTACCTGAAGCAAGTTACGCAAATAGTTACGAAATTGAATCACAACCGCAAATACAACATTATCAAGCGGTACATCATATTCCACAAATCAAATACGTGCATGCGGTTCCAGAAACTCAATATACAGCCGAAATACCACTTTTGGTGAAAAAGCATCCAGTTTATCATCAACAATCAACGTCCTATTATCAACCTGCATCATATGGTTCCGCTTCATATGGAAGTTCTAGACCAATTGTAGATCATCAATACACTTCTTCTGATTATGGAAGTTATCGTGCAAATTCTAATAATAATGCTAACACTGCTACAAAACAAAGGTCAAAAGAAGAAATAACTTTTGCAAAAATGGCTAATGCTGAAATGAACgctatgaaaaatattgaagatgACACAACTAACATCCAAAAATTAATGGCAATGAAAACCGATGGACAAAATCAACAAATAGTACAACTTCAACAAAATCAACAAGTACTTCAACTTCCACAAAATCAACAGCAACAGCAATCAATACTACAGTCAACACCTGCAATAACTGGACAAGACAACAAATTATCATCAACAATGACTGTCCCAGAAGTTAATCGAAATATgaacacacaaaattttcagCAACAAACTGATCAAATAATGAAAGCTAGCCAATCccaaaactaa
- the LOC123295909 gene encoding uncharacterized protein LOC123295909 yields the protein MFRLVIVVNILIQFGCTHPLNYGAHTPEFYNSLSPQQRYQRSFPGFYNNGMFQQQLNPIFHSHPMEMNNRPVYRRNIYDNNGFRPQFEQQSPVGMYGPPPTMHQSKPMGQDESHLIVLPRGADEEYAWNPLKTKMIDGFDEEDQDMMQEEEMGDALSYIDSQTPTRYTSERILKPPKHSAPSLHMEMAQPTTRMPMPPAPMGYNVPQSYGSVPGMPQHHMMMPHSENYQGNYQMQQFDQENMYPPQNYHHQHQKRYQPHHQYYQNPRYNQQFENPHHYFETPNEDEMMYPLPTHKKYARTKIEPAPQEVIFAEDGNDDFYDDDEITIEGDTIALLSDSDSPIIVEDSSNSIDNISSNTVEHESVEISEDNTESADDDMKNTENNTTNEPEYDNVEEEDDLEEVQEEEDVSSSEN from the exons atgtttcgatTAGTAATTGTggtgaatattttaatacagtTTGGGTGCACGCATCCATTAAATTATGGAGCTCACACACcagaattttataattcattaagtCCTCAACAACGGTATCAACGTTCGTTCCCaggattttataataatggaaTGTTTCAACAACAACTGAATCCAATATTTCATTCTCATCCAATGGAAATGAATAATCGTCCAGTATATCGAcgtaatatttatgataataatggATTCAGACCTCAATTTGAACAGCAATCACCAGTTGGAATGTATGGACCACCACCGACAATGCATCAATCGAAACCAATGGGACAGGATGAATCACATTTAATTGTATTACCGAGAGGAGCAGATGAAGAGTATGCATGGaatccattaaaaacaaaaatgattgatGGTTTTGATGAAGAAGATCAGGATATGATGCAAGAAGAAGAAATGGGTGATGCTTTGTCATATATTGATTCTCAAACACCTACAAGATATACATCGGAAAGAATTTTAAAACCACCAAAACATTCTGCACCATCGCTACATATGGAAATGGCACAACCAACAACAAGAATGCCAATGCCACCTGCACCAATGGGATATAATGTACCACAATCGTATGGTAGCGTGCCAGGAATGCCACAACATCATATGATGATGCCACATTCAGAGAATTATcaag gtaattatCAAATGCAACAATTTGATCAAGAAAATATGTACCCACCACAAAATTATCATCATCAACATCAAAAACGCTACCAACCACATcatcaatattatcaaaatccAAGATATAATCAGCAATTCGAaaacccacatcattatttcgAAACACCTAATGAGGATGAAATGATGTACCCATTACCAACACACAAGAAATACGCACGCACAAAAATTGAACCCGCACCACAAGAAGTAATTTTTGCTGAAGACGGTAATGATGACTTTTACGATGATGACGAAATAACTATAGAAGGAGATACTATTGCTTTACTGAGCGACAGCGATAGTCCTATTATAGTTGAAGATAGTTCTAATTCTATTGATAATATTTCATCGAATACTGTTGAACATGAAAGTGTGGAAATATCGGAGGATAATACTGAAAGTGCTGATGACGATAtgaaaaatactgaaaataataCAACTAATGAACCAGAATATGATAATGTAGAGGAAGAAGATGACTTGGAAGAAGTTCAGGAGGAAGAAGATGTATCAAGTtcggaaaattaa